From Coffea arabica cultivar ET-39 chromosome 2e, Coffea Arabica ET-39 HiFi, whole genome shotgun sequence, the proteins below share one genomic window:
- the LOC113729355 gene encoding F-box/kelch-repeat protein At3g06240, translating to MDLKRRRNSVEAEIEKGIKGADDQSRTFSASIMDIPEYIFIDILLRLPLKGILVCKCTCKAWRRLILSPHFAGIHYARSQTSLLIRNLDSSCVPRTLYLIDPSEMDLKSCLGCDKELHLSLDVKLRIPLRNPLIALQMDAVKKKRRVRLKLTDQKFRIVNSYNGFLCLSEPSANEPVAVCNPVTGEYVEIPEGDKAYENFVDCGFGFCPNTNLYKVIRIFDTGVKRAIDCPIAQREMYSSRMAEIHTLGTQSWENVGYAPSYYGKLTSPTYLNGNLHWLHEGWDSSTIILSFDFTQECFKNFPPPMFEILNFEFALCDVRHMSMGVLRGDLFLCHASHNSINFWVMEKYGVQDSWTKLAKIRKSAWEHNYMYHPINYLRCGSLLIFHYPKNMLIHYDLKSKERSYFKVCGTRSKCEAVSLIPSFFSFKEAVQENIRVFNIRSLGARIKLQGENKALYVREEDKANIPSDSSTYWSGDDYDSEDWPWY from the coding sequence ATGGATTTGAAAAGGAGGAGGAACTCAGTGGAAGCAGAGATTGAGAAGGGCATTAAAGGAGCAGATGATCAAAGTCGAACTTTTAGTGCTTCCATAATGGATATTCCTGAGTATATCTTTATTGATATTCTCCTAAGGTTGCCTCTCAAGGGAATTCTTGTTTGCAAGTGCACTTGCAAAGCCTGGCGCCGCCTGATCTTGAGCCCTCACTTTGCTGGGATACACTATGCAAGATCGCAGACTAGCCTTCTAATCAggaatttggacagttcatgTGTGCCGAGAACGCTTTATCTGATTGATCCGTCTGAAATGGATCTCAAGTCTTGTCTGGGATGTGATAAAGAACTTCATTTAAGTCTTGATGTCAAACTGAGGATCCCTTTACGCAATCCTCTAATCGCACTTCAAATGGATGCTGTGAAGAAGAAGCGTCGTGTTAGACTGAAACTCACAGATCAAAAGTTCAGGATTGTGAACTCTTACAATGGATTCCTCTGTTTGTCTGAACCCTCAGCTAATGAACCTGTGGCTGTATGCAATCCTGTCACTGGTGAATATGTAGAAATTCCAGAGGGTGATAAGGCTTATGAAAACTTTGTGGATTGTGGATTTGGCTTTTGTCCAAATACCAACCTGTATAAAGTGATCAGAATATTTGATACGGGGGTTAAGAGGGCTATTGATTGCCCTATTGCACAGAGAGAAATGTATTCAAGTAGAATGGCTGAAATACACACACTTGGCACACAATCTTGGGAAAATGTTGGGTATGCACCTTCTTATTATGGTAAATTAACATCACCAACTTACTTGAATGGAAATCTTCACTGGTTGCATGAGGGCTGGGACAGTTCAACCATCATTCTTTCCTTTGACTTTACTCAGGAGTGCTTCAAGAACTTCCCACCACCAATGTTTGAGATATTGAATTTTGAGTTTGCCTTGTGTGATGTACGACATATGAGCATGGGTGTGTTAAGAGGTGATTTATTTTTATGCCATGCTAGTCATAATTCAATTAACTTCTGGGTGATGGAGAAGTATGGTGTTCAAGATTCTTGGACTAAATTGGCTAAGATCCGAAAGTCAGCATGGGAGCATAATTATATGTACCATCCGATTAATTACCTGAGATGTGGATCACTGTTGATTTTTCATTACCCCAAGAATATGTTGATACATTATGATCTGAAGAGCAAAGAACGCAGTTATTTTAAAGTTTGTGGGACTAGATCGAAATGTGAAGCTGTTTCTCTGATTCCAAGCTTTTTCTCATTCAAGGAAGCTGTGCAAGAAAATATAAGGGTGTTCAACATCCGTTCATT